DNA from Electrophorus electricus isolate fEleEle1 chromosome 5, fEleEle1.pri, whole genome shotgun sequence:
ACTACTGCAGAAGCACAGAGACCTACAAACACAAGAAGTTCCTTCACACAGGCACAGCCATCTCTCAACTGCACTGGGAATATCAACAGACAGCTGCAACTGCTGGAGTGAGAGCCGTTGCAATACAATATTTCACAGATGTGTTCCATGAAGAAAATTATTCTGTATTCATTCCACGAAAAGATCAGTGTGatatttgtgtttcattcaaGCATGTGAATATCAGTAAGGCTGACTATAATGCCCATGTCACCCAGAAAGATGAAGTAAGGCAAGAGAAATCCTGTGACAAAGATTCTGCAAATAATGAGAAGTCAGTTTTGACAATGGCCCTGCAAGCTGTGCTACTGTGTCCAAAGACCCAAGCCAGCAGCCtgtattacaaaacaaaactgcaggtCCATAACTTTACACTCTTCAACTTGAAGTCAAAGGAAGGGTACTGCTACATTTGGGATGAAACAGACGGTGACCTCAGTAGTGAAGTGTTTGCACACTTTCAATATTGCCATTTTGAACGTGTGATTAAAGACCATCCGGAACTGAAAGAGAtcatagtgtgtagtgttggttGCGGTTATCAGAACTGCAACATATGTGTAGCCAATGCATTCTGTGAGTTTGCAAGGAAATATGGGGTTGTAATAACACAGAAATACCTTGTTGCAAGGAACACACAAATGGAGTGTGACAGCGTGCATAGTACCATTGAACACAAACTAGTTACTGATATCTTCACCCCAAGAGATTATCTCATCATACTCCAGACTGCAAGAATCAGGCCATTGCCATACCATGTGAAAATGctcagacatgcagacatgaCGAGTTCCTGAAACTGAATATATCTTACTTTATTAGCCTCAGACCAGGCAAACAAACTGGAGATCCAACTGTGCATGATTTGCAGGCTCTTCAGTTTAGCAGTGAAGGCAAGGTCCATTTCAAGCTGTCCTTCTCAGAAGAAGTGTGGGAAGAACTGCCACAGAGGATACAGGTACCAAATGAGCCAATAGCATGGATTAGAATGTTTCCATGTGCTCTGCCAATCAAGGAGAGAAAGTTCCAGGACCTCCAGTCAATGAAACACACAATGCCCATTGAGTAATTAAGTAATACTaatctcatttacattattaaactTGTTTTGAAGAGTAAACTTTcttcagaataaaaacagattttttgtACTGTCCCCTTCATACACTGTtattttgtggtgttttctggATTGCAGATTTTCTCCAAGTGACTCTGGGCTTTCCAGAGACTTTAATATTGGAACCTGGTGCTAATGTCACCATTTGGTGCCAGCATAACCAGATGGAACCAGCTTACATATACTGGTTCAAGCACACCAACCGTTCTGTGCCAGACCAACTTGACTGCCaattttatcaaaaatattcttCAACAAGCTCCTGTAATTCTGTTAATCAGAGTGATCAAGTGGTGATGTCTGTAAACTCTCAGAACACGTCTCTAACAATAGCTGCAGTGAATCACACTGATTCAGGACTGTATTACTGTGGCGTTTGGCAGAGCAACAGAATTTCCTTCAGaaatgcaatacatttacaAGTGAGAGGTGGGTTTTCTGTGCAAAAGAATGTTTGCTTAAAAATTCATATGGAATATGACATGTTCTATATTGAATTCATGTAACTTTATTTatcaataataaatcaatttcagagcaagatgaaACACTTTCCAAAAACAGCACTCAAGGTTTGTTATCTCATATTCTTCATCAGATCAGTTATTCTTTTGCTTATTAAACTGCAACACTTAGATTTCTCTTccttttgtaacattttgttttattgtgctgttaATCAACTGTAAGATTAAATCAATTGTATAGATTTAAATATCTCAATGCTCTTCAGATGTCTTCTTCATGCTGACggtggtgtttgttggtgtgatTGTGATTCTCGTCAGTGTTCTTCTAGTTATGCTGAAGAGGAGAAAACACAGAGGTATCAATAATACTGCTGTTAAAGATGATCCATTAAccttttaacaaaaataacttCTAAGAAGGAAACTGATAGACATAACAGTGTCAATATGTAAATTTTCTATATTCTTattgttatgaaaataaaacgaatgttatttatttagattttttatatattttatttacttattactagattatattgcaattatatatatatatatatatatatatatatatatatatatatatatatatatatatatatatatatatatatatatatatatatatattagtgtgagATGCATACCTAACCAAGTTCTTTTGACTGTTTCCTACAGACACTGTCTCTATTGTGGAAAAGGTAATTTTGAggcattaaaacattaaatttaaatatacagCAAAGTGTATGCAATGTAGCTTTGCATTCTGTCAATAAATtgtcaaaaaaattaaaataaaataagggaAATAGCAAAGTTTACATGTTGCATTCagtctttacttaaaataagATTCTTAAGaaatcttaattttaaatttaaatgtaaatacatcactacaaaatgaaacaaattttgttgtatgttgtatttaaatttacagaaaaagcaacacattattaaaagaATAAGGaagcataaaatatataaagaaacttaaaatttcaaaattgtaatactaaataaatcaaataatgaatGAGTATATTTATATCGATCGAGGAAATATGCCAATTATTATTCTGTATGGTTTTTTGTATCATTGCAGGAGCAGGATTCTAATTATGCTGATCTACAATTCTCTGATAAGAAAATCAAGAAAGCAGGAAGACGCACTGAAGTGGTGGATCCTCAGGTTGTGTATTCTTCAGTAAGACACTAGCAGTATACTGTGATAGAACAAAGTTATACATCATTCCTTCATTGTTTGGAACAGCTTTACATACTTAATTATTTTAAGCAACAACAGCCATAAATGGTTTCATATTTGTACTTACTAGTTTTGACAAACACATTAAGAGGACAGTGTCAGTGAGGACAGTTTAAGTATTGTCAggaagtatttttatttgcccagacagactaataaatatttaaatatttacaggttttatggggtttttttgttttgtttttgttttggttgtgtgaATGCTTGTGATTTAGCTACATTGTTCACATGATATCATATGTTGTAATAGCAGAAATATATATGGATGTGTTCCAAACAGCAGAGGTCTAGTTTAAATTGTGATTTGCTGTTTGAGGAGATGAGAGAAGTGGTTGGAATCTTTACTCCTTCATTAgagtgtattttatttactttgatcttgtactgcattttaaacttttttttttttgtaataaactaTGTGAAACTATATCATATGAAAACACCATTAGTTATCTATAACTTATCTATGATCATATTTAGTGACTATCATCACACCTGCTGTATCATTATAGATtagaataaattagaatataATTGTAAAAAGTAATTCATGTTACTTTACATTTGTAGTGTCTTAATTACTCAGTACTTTACAAGTTGTTCTgacattaacaaaattaaactgtttaaaacaaattgcattGCTCGATGTGTCTGGTGGAGTAGACAGTAGTGAatgttgatgtatttattttagctcAAGTGCTCCATCTAtttgaagtaaaataaatatagactTATTTGAAAGGCTGTGTCCTTTCCCAATAAGAGGAACAACAAGAAGGATTACCAATAACCAGAAATCTAGGATATGtcaggaatttaaaaaaaatattatatctttttcaaatttcattttaaacatatctTCATATATAATCAACATGTTTCATTCTATATTACTCTTGATATTAATCATATTTCAAAGAAAGACTGTtgcccacctgtgtgtgtgactttgctACATCATGATCAAAGAACCCCAAACAACTCCCACAGACCATGAAGAAAATGAATAGTGGTCAGTATTACACACAGTAATATTATGCCAAGAGTTCATAACAGATGTTTGCCCTGCTATCTAGGGTCAGCTAAAAGAGGACGGGTTTCTCAGCAAAAATTATTATGACTACCATTCACTTCCATTCTCAATTTTCAACATTTCATTAGCAGGATGAGTTGAGGTCATGAACATAGTAAACGTCGATGTAATGCAGGAACAGAAAAATCTAGATTTGTGGCTCCATCTAGTGGTTACCCTGTGCTACATCATTTGTTTTAGCACACCATCCATGTATGCAGTCCTTCAAAAGCAGAATCAGATATGTGAGAAAGGAAAGCACTGGGTAGGGTTCAGACATTTTTCCTGGTATGTGTTTGAAGTGACAAAGGCACagaccactttaaaaaaaataaagggaaaCCAAAGTGCATC
Protein-coding regions in this window:
- the LOC118241293 gene encoding uncharacterized protein LOC118241293; the protein is MTNKQQQHHLTLDLSEHVNISKADYNAHVTQKDEVRQEKSCDKDSANNEKSVLTMALQAVLLCPKTQASSLYYKTKLQVHNFTLFNLKSKEGYCYIWDETDDFLQVTLGFPETLILEPGANVTIWCQHNQMEPAYIYWFKHTNRSVPDQLDCQFYQKYSSTSSCNSVNQSDQVVMSVNSQNTSLTIAAVNHTDSGLYYCGVWQSNRISFRNAIHLQVREQDETLSKNSTQDVFFMLTVVFVGVIVILVSVLLVMLKRRKHRDTVSIVEKEQDSNYADLQFSDKKIKKAGRRTEVVDPQVVYSSVRH